A segment of the Deinococcus multiflagellatus genome:
CCCGCTTGTCTTCGTGCTGCTGGTCAGTCTGCTCACGCAGGACACGCGCCTGCGCGCCTACAGTCTGCCGCTCTCGGTCACGGGGCTACTGATTGCCGCATACCACAACCTGCTGTACTACGGGGTCATTCCCGAGGGCCTGACCCAGTGCGCGGCAGGCGTGTCCTGCACGGCCCGGCAACTCGAATGGCTGGGGTTCATCACGATTCCGCTGCTCAGCCTGACGGCCTTCACCGTCATCACCCTCAGTCTGCTGCTCTCCCCACCCCGAGGTCAATCATGACCCCATCCATCAAAAAGGCCCCCGTCCTCCTGCTGGTCCTGGGCGCGCTCGCCGTCCTGGCCACAGTGCTGGTCCTGAGCCTCGCCAACCGCGCGGCCCCACAGGCCGCCCTGCCCGCCGACGCCCGTGAACGCCTCATCCGCGCCGACAGTCCGGCCCTGGGCCCGACTGACGCCAACGTCACCATCGTGGAATTCTTCGACCCGGAATGCGAAGCCTGCCGGGCGATAGAACCGGATCTGATGAGGCTGCTGGAGAAGTACGACGGTCAGGTGCGTCTGGTCGCGCGCTATTTTCCGCTGCAAGTCATTCCGTCCTCGCCGCGGGTCTGATTGAGGCCGCCGCCCAGGAAGATGAAGCCAAACGTTGGCGCGCCCGGGACTACCTGTTCACCAAGCAAAGCGAGTGGGGCGAGCAGCAGACCCCACAGACGAGCAAGTTTCTGGACTACGCCGCAAATCTGGGGCTTGATCGCGGGCAGGTGCAGCGCAGCCTGGATTCAACAGAGGTTCGGGACCTGGTCGAACGCGACCGGCTAGACGGGCTGGCCCTCGGGGTCAGTGGCACGCCTACCTTCTTCGTCAATGGCCAGCGGCTTGAGCAGCTCAGCGTACAGGCGCTGGAAGCGGCCATTCAGCAGGGATTGGGGTAACGGCTGAGGTCCCGACAAGCTGCGCAGAGACGAAGCCCCAACTGGGGCCTCGTCTCATGAACGGCTGCACGCTAGCCCACGGGCTGTGGAGCGAAGCAGCCAAAGCAACAGCCACTTCCATGCGTGTGATCTATGAATCCCTGCTCATCCTTTGGTCCGAGACACTTGATACATTCACGCCGTCTTATGCGCATTCACATGTTTGGCGCGGCGCTCATGGCGGCTGCCTTGATCTCTCTGGCTTCGGCCGCCAGCATCACCGTCAAAGCGGGCGACACCCTGTCCAACCTCGCGGCGCGCCACGGCACCACGGTCACGGTCCTGCTCCAGGTCAATCCAGGTGTGCGTGCCAACCAGCTCCGGGTTGGCCAGAAGCTGACGCTGCCCACCCGGCCGGCTTCAACACCTGGGGTGACCGTCCGCGCCGCCTCGGTGCGTGTCAGCGCGGTGCCGCCCGTTCAGGGCCGCCTGACCACGCCTTTTAATGCCCAGCATGGTGGCCTGGATCTGGCGGCCCCGACCGGCACGCCCATCCGCGCGGCCATGGCCGGCTCCGTCAAGAGCGCGGTCTTTGATGCCCGCAACGGATGGGGCTGGACGGTCGTGCTGGAGCATGCCGGCGGCCTGACCACCCGATACAGTCACAACAGCGTCAATCTGGTGCGCCCGGGCCAGCAGGTGGCCACGGGACAGGTCATTGCGCGCGTGGGCAGCACCGGCAACAGCACCGGTCCTCATCTGGATTTCCGCGTGTATCAGGCGGGCATTCCCGTGAACCCGTACGGTCTTTTTTAAATCTGAACAGATGTGAAAGGAGAGAGGATGCGTTCCTGGCCCGCCCCAGTTCGCTGTCTCTGGCGTTCCGATGTTGCTTGGGCGGCGCTGGGTGGCGTGCTCGGTCTGGTGTTTCTCGTCTCGGCCCTGAGCTGGCTTGCCCCCTTGCCCCTGGCCCTGCTCTTCCGTGAGATCACGCGGCGCACCCCCGCCGACACGTTCAAACTCACCTGGCTCTTCGGCGCCGGGTTCTTCGCCGCCCACCTGTTGTGGCTGCCCAGCAGCCTTTCGGGCTTCCTGGGTCCGGGTGCGGTCATCCTGAGTGCCCTGCTGATCGCCACGCTGGCCAGCCTGTGGGGGCTCACCGCCGCCCTGACCCGCCGGCTCCTGGGGCCCGCGACGCTGTGGGGCTTGCCCCTGGCCTGGACTGTGATGGACGCGCTGCGCGCCACCGGCCCATTCGGGTTCACCTGGGGCAGCCTGGGTTACGCCTGGGCGCCGACGCCCCTGGTGCAGGTGGCGGACCTGGGGGGGATTGCCCTGGTGGGGCTGCTGGTGGCTTTGAGTGCGGCCGCCCTGGTGTCGGGGCGGTCGGGACGAAGCGCAGTGCTGGGAGCGGTGCTGCTGGCCGCGGGCTACGGGCTGACCCGCCCATCCCCACCTGAAGGCACACAGCAGGTCCTGCTGGTCCAGGGCAACATTGATCCCCGGCTGAAAGCAGCGGGTTGCCGCACGGAAGAACTGACGCACTACCTGAATCTGACGGCCGCTGGCCTGCGCGCCGCGCCCGCCACCCTGGTCGTCTGGCCGGAGACGGCGGCGCCGCAGGCCCCCACCACGGCGCCTGTCCGCCGCGCGCTCACCGCCGTGCCGGTGCCCTTGCTCCTGGGTGCCCCCACCCAGGACGCCGGCCTGCGCAACAGCGTGTACGCGGTGCAGGCGGGACAGGCTGTGGGCCGCCAGGACAAACGGCGCCTGGTGCCCTTCGGGGAATTTTTTCCGGCCCGCGCCGCCCTGGACGGTGTGTACCGCGTGGTGTTCGCGGGGCTGGGCCTCCCGCCCTTGACCGGCACCGTGCCCGGCACCACCACGCAGCCCCTGGCCCTGGGCACCCTCCGGGCCGGCATCCTGATCTGTTACGAATCCACCTTTCCAGCGGTGGCCCGCGCCCTGGTGACCCAGGGGGCTAATCTGCTGGTGACGGCGTCAAACGACGCCTGGTTTGGCCCGTCAACGGGCGCGGAGCAGCATTTCCAGATGGGCCGCGTGCGCGCCATCGAGACCCGGCGCTGGTGGGTGCGGGCCGGCAACGACGGCATCAGCGCGGCCGTCAATCCGCAGGGCCAGGTGATCGCCCGCTTTCCCCGTGGTGTGGCGGGCGCCTTCACCGCGCCGTACGGCCTGGCTGAAACCCGCACCCTGTTTGTTCGCTGGGGTGACTGGGTGCCCCTTCTGGCCGGCACCGTCCTGGGGCTGGTGTGGGCCCGCCAGCGCTGGCTGATACCGACTCCGACCTGAATCGTTTGCCAAAACGGTGAAATCCGAGCGGTGCGAGAGGGAGAGAAACGGGTTTCGGGCGTGGAGTTGGCACCTCGGTTCTGTGCCGAGGTGGAGGCGTTACAGACGGAATCTGTCTGACTTGGGCTGTCGCTTGACCCCTCCCAGAGGCAGCTGTCCTTGGCCGCCGCACACACCCGTCATAGGATGTATGTATGAATATATTTGCAGACATATGTTTGAGGAGGCGTTGTGGGCCTTGTCAGGAGAAGCGACATGTCGGGTAGGGCGCTGGCCAATTGGCGCCGCTGGCTGCCGCCGGTGGTGGCGGCCGTGCTGGTGACTGCCCTGATGGCCGCCTTGCTGCGCCCGGGCCGTTCGGGCCTGGCCGGAAGCCCCCTGCTGGGCAAGCCCGCCCCCGCGTTTACCCTGCGCAGCCTGGACGGCGGCGACGTTCAGCTGGCCAGCCTGAAGGGCCGCCCCGTCGTGGTGAATTTCTGGGCTTCCTGGTGTGTGCCATGCCGCGACGAAGCGCCGCTGCTGCGTTCGCTGAGTGAAACGCAGAGTGACCAGGGTCTCGCCGTTTTGGGGATCTCGTTTCAGGAGCCAGCGTTGCAAAATGCCCGGAACTTCATTCGGGAGTACGCCCTGGCCTACCCCAGCTTGATTGATCCGGGCGCCCGCACGGCCATCAATTATGGGGTCAGCGGTGTTCCGGAGACGTTTTTCATCGACCGGCAGGGCGTTGTCCGCAGTGCAGACCGGGGCGGACTCACCGCAGCCCGGCTGAGTGAAGGGTTGAGCCGCATTGGCATCAAATGGCCGTGAGGCGAACCGCCGCCGCGCTCCTGACCAGCGTCACGCTGCCGGTTGCGGCAGCCCTCACGCCCGCACAGGAAGCGCAGGCTCGCCAGATCGGGGCAGGGCTGCGCTGTCCAACGTGCACCGGCCTGCCCATCACCGAGAGCGGCGACGCCTTGAGCATTCAGATGCGGCGCGAGGTGCGCGATCAGGTCAAAGCGGGCCAGAGTGAGCGCGATAATGACAACTCGGTGGCGTCGCGACACGGCAGCGCCGCACGGCTGATACGGAGTCCGTCGGTTTATTCCAGGAGGCCAGCTTCGGCGACTCCATGTTGTGTCCCGTTCCTTGCGGCGGCGCGGCCGACGAACCAACACGCGATGCACCCCAGAGCGCCCAACAGCATCAAGGACAAGCCATACCCTGAGGTCCAGGTGAACAGGCTGCCCATCATCAGCGGCGTCAGCGCCTGCGCCAGATTGACGGGCCGGGCCAGCCACCCGTTCACCGCCCCGTACACGCCCGCCGGATACCCGCGGACCAGCAACTCGGACCGGGCCAGCGTCAGGGCCCCACTGGCCAGCCCGAACAGCACCACGCCTGTGACCTTCACCCCACTGTGCACACTCAGCAGCAGCCATGCCCCGAGGGCCAACCCACCCAGCAGCCCCACGGTCAGCGGCGCCGGTCCCACCCACTTCACACAGGGAATGAACAGCACCCGTCCGGGCAGGGCACTCAGGCCCAGCAGTCCAGTCAATGCGGCGGCCTCTCCCGGGCTGTAGCCCGATGCCAGGAGCAGCGGCGCGAGTTGCAGGCCCACGCCCACCGTGACGATCCGGGCCAGCGTCAGCCCGGCGGCCAACTGCAGGGCGGCGGGGTCAGGCGTGAACGACGCAGGGCTTCGCACCCTCCTGGCCTGGCCATGCTCTGGGATCACCCGCCACACCAGCGCCGCCATGACCAGCAGCAGGCCAGCCAATCCCAGCAGGGTGACCCGAAGCCCTGCACCCTGCAACAACACCGTCGTGAGCGGCACGAAGATCGTGCTGGCCAGTCCAGCGACCAAGGTGACCGTGAGGGTGGCCCGGGTCCG
Coding sequences within it:
- a CDS encoding M23 family metallopeptidase — translated: MRIHMFGAALMAAALISLASAASITVKAGDTLSNLAARHGTTVTVLLQVNPGVRANQLRVGQKLTLPTRPASTPGVTVRAASVRVSAVPPVQGRLTTPFNAQHGGLDLAAPTGTPIRAAMAGSVKSAVFDARNGWGWTVVLEHAGGLTTRYSHNSVNLVRPGQQVATGQVIARVGSTGNSTGPHLDFRVYQAGIPVNPYGLF
- the lnt gene encoding apolipoprotein N-acyltransferase; translated protein: MRSWPAPVRCLWRSDVAWAALGGVLGLVFLVSALSWLAPLPLALLFREITRRTPADTFKLTWLFGAGFFAAHLLWLPSSLSGFLGPGAVILSALLIATLASLWGLTAALTRRLLGPATLWGLPLAWTVMDALRATGPFGFTWGSLGYAWAPTPLVQVADLGGIALVGLLVALSAAALVSGRSGRSAVLGAVLLAAGYGLTRPSPPEGTQQVLLVQGNIDPRLKAAGCRTEELTHYLNLTAAGLRAAPATLVVWPETAAPQAPTTAPVRRALTAVPVPLLLGAPTQDAGLRNSVYAVQAGQAVGRQDKRRLVPFGEFFPARAALDGVYRVVFAGLGLPPLTGTVPGTTTQPLALGTLRAGILICYESTFPAVARALVTQGANLLVTASNDAWFGPSTGAEQHFQMGRVRAIETRRWWVRAGNDGISAAVNPQGQVIARFPRGVAGAFTAPYGLAETRTLFVRWGDWVPLLAGTVLGLVWARQRWLIPTPT
- a CDS encoding TlpA family protein disulfide reductase, whose protein sequence is MSGRALANWRRWLPPVVAAVLVTALMAALLRPGRSGLAGSPLLGKPAPAFTLRSLDGGDVQLASLKGRPVVVNFWASWCVPCRDEAPLLRSLSETQSDQGLAVLGISFQEPALQNARNFIREYALAYPSLIDPGARTAINYGVSGVPETFFIDRQGVVRSADRGGLTAARLSEGLSRIGIKWP
- a CDS encoding MFS transporter — translated: MMAPSASTRPVVWTLALLCTVSYGALYYAQPLLAVATEQAYGWTRVQTSLAFTGALLVSACLAPTVGRGLDRQGGRRLLSGGALSGAVAFLLLSLTDHYLLFLLGWLLAGLAMTLTFYEAVFTVLGQQVSEAFRTRATLTVTLVAGLASTIFVPLTTVLLQGAGLRVTLLGLAGLLLVMAALVWRVIPEHGQARRVRSPASFTPDPAALQLAAGLTLARIVTVGVGLQLAPLLLASGYSPGEAAALTGLLGLSALPGRVLFIPCVKWVGPAPLTVGLLGGLALGAWLLLSVHSGVKVTGVVLFGLASGALTLARSELLVRGYPAGVYGAVNGWLARPVNLAQALTPLMMGSLFTWTSGYGLSLMLLGALGCIACWFVGRAAARNGTQHGVAEAGLLE